One genomic segment of Alphaproteobacteria bacterium GM7ARS4 includes these proteins:
- the rplD gene encoding 50S ribosomal protein L4, producing MKVAVKTILNEDAGSIDVRESVFACEAREDILARVVRWQQAQRRQGSRRTKGRGDIVGGKKKPWRQKGTGRARQGSINAPHFRGGSKAFGPVMRSHGHQLNKNIRRLALRMALSLRMKQEKMFVWDVLALEEGKTALLAKRLRALGITSAFIVGDDTIHENIQRASRNLPHIHVLPRQGMNVYDILHKDTLVITKQSVQHFDSILS from the coding sequence ATGAAGGTTGCTGTGAAAACGATTCTTAATGAAGATGCTGGGTCTATTGATGTCCGAGAATCGGTCTTTGCATGTGAAGCGCGGGAAGACATATTGGCGCGTGTTGTTCGTTGGCAGCAAGCACAACGTCGACAAGGAAGCCGCAGGACAAAGGGGCGGGGAGATATTGTAGGCGGTAAAAAGAAGCCGTGGCGACAGAAAGGAACAGGGAGGGCGCGACAGGGGAGCATTAATGCGCCACATTTTAGGGGGGGTAGTAAGGCGTTTGGTCCTGTCATGCGCTCCCATGGGCATCAGTTGAATAAAAATATCAGGCGTCTTGCCCTCAGGATGGCGCTTTCCTTACGGATGAAGCAAGAAAAAATGTTCGTATGGGATGTTTTAGCGCTAGAGGAGGGTAAAACGGCCCTCTTAGCGAAGCGCTTGCGGGCATTGGGTATCACATCTGCTTTTATTGTGGGGGATGACACCATCCATGAGAATATCCAACGTGCATCACGTAACCTTCCCCACATCCATGTTTTACCTCGCCAAGGCATGAATGTTTATGATATATTGCATAAGGACACGCTTGTTATCACAAAGCAGAGCGTGCAACATTTCGATTCTATCTTATCATGA
- the rplW gene encoding 50S ribosomal protein L23, whose protein sequence is MTIKRGKRKAVTSSKTLRILDYASIVRSPVITEKATACHEHNQFTFKVAKDADKGVIKESVEALFGVKVLRVHTLNMPSKKKQFRGIKGHRPGYKKAIVRIAKENVIDLTEKILLK, encoded by the coding sequence ATGACGATAAAAAGAGGAAAGAGGAAGGCTGTCACGTCTTCTAAGACACTGAGAATTTTAGATTATGCGTCCATTGTGCGCTCTCCTGTCATTACGGAGAAGGCGACGGCGTGTCATGAACATAATCAATTTACATTTAAGGTTGCCAAAGATGCCGACAAGGGTGTGATCAAGGAGTCGGTGGAAGCCCTTTTTGGTGTCAAAGTCTTGCGCGTGCATACACTCAATATGCCCAGCAAGAAAAAGCAGTTTCGTGGCATAAAAGGCCATCGTCCGGGCTATAAGAAGGCGATCGTCAGGATCGCAAAAGAGAACGTCATCGATTTAACGGAAAAAATCCTGTTGAAATAA
- the rplB gene encoding 50S ribosomal protein L2 has translation MATITYRPVTPSLRGLISIDRRGLWKGKPFSKLTHGLSSRGGRNNHGHITAYHRGGGHKRRYRIIDFKRQKHDMDATVQRIEYDPNRSSFIALIRYEDGEHAYILAPARLKVGAIVRSGTSNVPIESGCAMPMTHIPLGSPIHNIELKPGKGGQIVRSAGGSASMIGRDAGYAMVRLPSGEVRMVLARCFATVGVLSNPDRKNTTIGKAGRSRWLGRRPCVRGVVMNPVDHPHGGGEGRTSGGRHPVTPWGKPTKGKRTRRNKRTDKYILSHRRKKA, from the coding sequence ATGGCAACAATTACGTATCGTCCCGTCACACCTTCTCTTCGAGGTCTTATCTCCATCGACAGACGTGGTCTGTGGAAAGGCAAGCCCTTTTCCAAACTCACGCATGGCCTATCCAGTCGTGGAGGGCGTAATAACCATGGTCATATCACTGCCTATCATCGTGGCGGTGGCCATAAGCGTCGGTATCGCATCATTGATTTCAAGAGGCAGAAACATGATATGGACGCCACCGTGCAACGCATAGAATATGACCCTAACAGAAGTTCTTTCATTGCTCTCATTCGCTACGAGGACGGGGAGCATGCCTACATATTAGCACCCGCAAGATTAAAGGTCGGGGCAATTGTGCGTTCAGGGACGAGCAACGTTCCCATAGAGAGTGGATGTGCGATGCCTATGACGCATATTCCCTTGGGGAGTCCGATCCACAATATCGAATTAAAGCCGGGCAAGGGAGGACAGATTGTGCGTTCTGCTGGCGGAAGTGCCTCGATGATTGGGCGTGATGCTGGCTATGCCATGGTGCGTCTTCCTTCTGGCGAAGTGCGCATGGTGCTTGCTCGCTGTTTTGCCACAGTCGGGGTGTTATCTAATCCAGACAGGAAGAATACGACAATTGGAAAGGCTGGACGCTCTCGTTGGCTAGGGAGGCGTCCTTGCGTGCGTGGTGTCGTTATGAACCCGGTGGACCATCCCCATGGTGGAGGAGAGGGGAGAACATCAGGGGGGCGTCACCCGGTGACACCTTGGGGAAAGCCGACAAAGGGAAAACGGACAAGGCGTAACAAGAGAACAGACAAATATATTTTGTCCCACAGGCGCAAAAAAGCATGA